The Collimonas fungivorans Ter331 genome has a segment encoding these proteins:
- the recA gene encoding recombinase RecA — protein MDDKKSAPNPDKSKALAAALAQIEKQFGKGSVMRMEDGAVVEEVQVVSTGSLGLDIALGVGGLPRGRVVEIYGPESSGKTTLTLQTIAEMQKLGGTCAFIDAEHALDVGYAQKLGINLSELLISQPDTGEQALEITDALVRSGGVDLIVVDSVAALTPRAEIEGDMGDSLPGLQARLMSQALRKLTGSINRTNTLVIFINQIRMKIGVMFGNPETTTGGNALKFYASVRLDIRRTGSIKSGDEVIGNETKVKVVKNKIAPPFKEAHFDILYGEGTSREGEILDLGSDAKIVEKSGAWYSYNGERIGQGKDNARTYLKERPELAREIENKVRASLGVPLLGEIKSDGGDKAAEKAAAKASKAAAKAEEPV, from the coding sequence ATGGACGATAAAAAATCCGCACCCAATCCGGATAAAAGCAAGGCCCTTGCCGCGGCCTTGGCGCAGATCGAAAAACAATTCGGCAAAGGTTCGGTCATGCGCATGGAAGACGGCGCCGTGGTCGAAGAAGTGCAGGTTGTCTCGACCGGTTCGCTCGGCCTGGACATCGCGCTGGGCGTGGGCGGCCTGCCGCGCGGCCGGGTGGTCGAGATCTACGGTCCGGAATCTTCCGGTAAAACCACGCTGACCCTGCAAACCATCGCCGAAATGCAGAAGCTGGGCGGCACTTGCGCGTTCATCGATGCGGAACATGCGCTGGACGTCGGTTATGCGCAGAAGCTGGGCATCAACCTGTCCGAGCTGCTGATTTCGCAGCCGGACACCGGCGAACAGGCGCTGGAAATCACCGATGCGCTGGTGCGCTCGGGCGGCGTCGACCTGATCGTGGTCGACTCGGTGGCGGCGCTGACGCCGCGCGCCGAAATCGAAGGCGACATGGGCGATTCCCTGCCTGGCCTGCAAGCGCGCCTGATGTCGCAAGCGCTGCGCAAGCTGACCGGCAGCATCAACCGCACCAACACGCTGGTGATCTTCATCAACCAGATCCGCATGAAGATCGGCGTCATGTTCGGCAATCCGGAAACCACCACCGGCGGCAACGCGCTGAAGTTCTACGCTTCGGTGCGGCTGGATATCCGCCGCACCGGTTCGATCAAGTCGGGCGATGAGGTGATCGGCAACGAAACCAAGGTCAAGGTCGTCAAGAACAAGATCGCGCCGCCGTTCAAGGAAGCGCATTTCGACATCCTGTATGGCGAAGGCACATCGCGCGAAGGTGAAATCCTCGATCTCGGCTCCGACGCCAAGATCGTTGAAAAATCGGGCGCCTGGTACAGCTACAACGGCGAACGTATCGGCCAGGGTAAGGACAATGCCCGTACCTACCTGAAAGAACGGCCGGAACTGGCGCGTGAAATCGAAAACAAGGTGCGTGCTTCGCTGGGTGTGCCGCTACTGGGCGAGATCAAGTCGGACGGCGGCGACAAGGCGGCGGAAAAAGCCGCTGCCAAGGCAAGCAAGGCTGCTGCCAAGGCTGAAGAGCCGGTTTAA
- a CDS encoding DUF2889 domain-containing protein: MSLTPSISRRALKHTRAIQIDAFVRDDDLWEIDAHVTDTKPFDLPLPAGNLPAGQPLHSLWLRLTLDRQFVIVEVEANSEAVPYRGHCNTIEPDYKKLIGLSLVKGFRHALRENIGGALGCTHLTELAQILPTAALQAFGGEINRAADQKPPQLDRCHALRSEGAVVAKYYPKWAISPPAGTDTESDLESPHLETPHLEPSH; the protein is encoded by the coding sequence ATGTCTCTGACACCTTCCATTTCCCGCCGAGCGTTGAAGCACACCCGCGCGATTCAGATCGACGCGTTCGTACGTGACGACGACCTATGGGAAATCGACGCCCATGTTACCGATACCAAACCCTTCGATCTTCCTTTGCCAGCCGGCAATTTACCGGCAGGCCAGCCCCTGCACAGCCTGTGGCTGCGGCTGACGCTCGACCGCCAGTTCGTGATCGTCGAGGTCGAGGCGAATTCCGAAGCGGTGCCGTATCGCGGCCATTGCAACACCATCGAACCTGATTACAAGAAATTGATCGGCTTGAGCCTGGTCAAGGGTTTCCGCCACGCTCTGAGAGAGAATATCGGCGGCGCGCTCGGCTGTACCCATCTGACCGAGTTGGCGCAGATATTGCCGACCGCTGCATTACAGGCTTTCGGCGGCGAGATCAATCGCGCTGCCGACCAGAAGCCGCCCCAGCTTGATCGCTGCCATGCTTTACGTAGTGAAGGCGCAGTTGTCGCCAAATATTATCCGAAGTGGGCAATCAGCCCTCCCGCAGGAACCGACACCGAGTCTGATTTAGAATCGCCGCATTTAGAAACACCGCATTTAGAACCGTCGCATTAG
- the recX gene encoding recombination regulator RecX, which yields MAKPQISLKARALRYLSAREHSRLELARKLARYAQEGDDIEALLDTLEAAKLLSQARFSESLIHRRAHRYGNSRILSELQSHGIDADALVDIKAGLASGEIARAREVWRKKFKQVPASAEERAKQMRFLLQRGFSHRAIQAAVKGGGDDDSDGEGY from the coding sequence ATGGCAAAACCACAGATCAGTCTCAAGGCCAGGGCGCTGCGTTATCTGTCGGCGCGCGAGCACAGCCGCCTGGAGCTGGCGCGCAAACTGGCCCGTTATGCGCAGGAAGGCGACGATATCGAAGCCTTGCTGGATACGCTGGAGGCGGCAAAACTCCTGTCGCAGGCGCGTTTTTCCGAATCCTTGATTCACAGGCGTGCCCATCGTTACGGCAACAGCCGCATCCTGTCGGAACTGCAAAGCCACGGCATCGATGCCGATGCGCTGGTAGACATCAAGGCCGGCCTGGCCAGCGGCGAAATCGCCCGCGCGCGCGAAGTCTGGCGCAAGAAATTCAAGCAAGTCCCGGCCAGCGCCGAAGAGCGCGCCAAGCAGATGCGTTTCTTGCTGCAGCGCGGATTTTCTCATCGAGCGATACAGGCGGCGGTGAAAGGTGGCGGCGATGATGACAGCGACGGCGAAGGTTACTGA